The Streptomyces taklimakanensis nucleotide sequence GTGCCGCCGAGGCGCACGGATCCCGCCGTCGGCCGGTCGAGCCCGGCAGCGCACTGCAGGAAGGTGGACTTGCCGGACCCGGACGGGCCCATGACCGCGGTGAACGTGCCGCGCGGCAGGGCGAGGTCGATGCCCGCGAGGGCGTGCACCGTGCCCGGCCCGCGGCCGTACTGCCGCCGGACGTCGCGCAGTTCGACGGCGAGACCGGGCGTGGCGGCCGGGACCTCGGGCCGGTTGTCCGCCTTCTGCCGCTTGCCCCTGCGTAGCCTCATGTCCCGTCTCCCTCTCACGCGCACTTTCTGTGACGGGTGAAGAGTGCGGGGACGGCTGAGCGCCGGGCGTCATACCGGGGAGCCAATGTGGGGGTGCTACCGCGGTAGGGGGTGGAGGAGGGGCGGGGGCGGTCCTACTCGCCCGGAACGACCAGCCCCGACTCGTAGGCGAAGACCACCGCCTGGGCGCGGTCGCGCAGGTCAAGCTTGGTCAGGACGCGGCTGACGTGCGTCTTCACCGTCTGCTCGGCCAGCACCAGCGTCTGCGCGATCTCCCCGTTCGACTGCCCGCGGGCCACCAGCGTGAGGACCTCGGTCTCGCGTTCCGTCAGGCCTTTGAGCCGCAGCGCGGACTTGCCCCGGACGGCGGAACGCTGCTTGGCGAAGTCCGCGATGAGGCGGCGCGTCACGGAAGGGGCGAGCAGCGCGTCACCCGAGGCCACGACGCGGACCGCCGCGATGAGGTCGGCCGGCGGCGCATCCTTGAGGAGGAAGCCGCTCGCGCCCGCCCGGAGCGCCTCGTAGACGTAGTCGTCGACGTCGAAGGTGGTGAGCATCAGGACGCGCGGCCGGTGTGTCACACCGGGTGCCGACTCCAGGAGGCGGCGTGCGGCCTCCAGCCCGTCCATCTCGGGCATCCGCACGTCCATCAGCACGACGTCCGGGTGGGTACGCCGGCTCAGCTCGACGCCCTGCGCGCCGTCGGGGGCCTCGCCCACCACGTCGATGTCGCTCTGGGCGGCCAGCAGGGCGGCGAAGCCGGCCCGCACCATGGCCTGGTCGTCGACGATGATGACGCGCGTCGTCACGTGAAGTCCTTTTCAGTCGGGGAAGTTCAGGGGAAGTTGGGCGGCGACCCGGAAGCCGCCGTCCGGCAGCGGCCCCGTGTCGAGGCTGCCGCCGACCAGCCGCACCCGCTCGCGCATGCCGACGAGGCCGTGCCCGGTGCCGCCCACCTCGAGCGGCCGGTCGGGCGGCTGGGGCGGCGGTCCGTTGACGACCAGGACGGTGAGCCGCGCACCGTCCTGCGGATCGGACTCCGTCACCGACAGCGACACCTGCGTGCGGGCACCCGGTGCGTGCCGCACGACGTTCGAGAGAGCCTCCTGGACAATCCGGTACGCGGACAGACCGACCGCCTCGGGCACCTCGACGTCGCAGGGGGTGAACTCCACCGGCCCGCGGGCCCTCGCCGTCACTTCCACCAGCTGCCCGATCTGTGCCAGGCCCGGCTGGGGCACGAGCTCGCCGTGCGCCTCCTCGTTGCGCAGCACGCCGAGGAGCCGTCGCATTTCGCCGAGCGACTCACGCGCGGTCGCCGCAATGGACGTGAACTCCTCCCGCACGTCCGGCGGCAGCCTGTCGAGGCGGTACTCCGCGGTGTCCGCCTGCACCGTGATGACGGACATGTGGTGTGCCACCACGTCGTGCAGCTCGCGGGCGATCCGGGCGCGCTCCTCCAGCAGCGTCCGCCGGCCACGTTCGGCCTCGCTGATCGTCTCCTGCTCGACCAGCCTGCGCTGCACCTCGGACCGCTCGCGCAGCGCACCGCCCAGCAGGAGCGCGACGCCCCCGAGGATGGTGAACAGCAGGCCCACGGCGCCGAAGCCATGGGGCGCGACGAGCCCCAGGGCCACGTTCGCGGCGGCCGTGGCCAGCCACACCAGCAGCAGTGTCCGGCGCCGCTCGCGCAGCCCCAGGGCGAGGCAGAGGCCGACGTACCCGACGATCTCCATGGGCGGGAACGGCCACAGCAGCCGCTCCTGGAAGTCGACGGTGAGCAGGGCGAGCGCCCCGGCAACGTCCGCGACGAAGACCACGTACCAGGCCTGCAGCGGCCGTACGACGGCGAGCAGCAGCGGCGCGGCCTGCGCGACGGCCAACCCGCCGGCGACGCCTCCGGTCAGGCCGTAGTCGGCGCTGAGGACCACGATGGTCGTGGGCAGCAGGGCGACGCACAGCACGAATGCCACGGCCCACGGCAGCAGCCGCACCCATCGCCGCGAAGCCCCCGCGAGCAGTGCGCGCGGGCGTTCCTCCTCCACTGAGGTCATGCGCACCAGCCTATGTGCGCCGCGACGGCGTCCGGAGTGGCGCAAGGCGTCGGCTCCTCACATGTCGGCACGCAGCGGTTCTCCCACTTCGTCCATGTGCCGCAGGGCCTGACGGTGGGAGTCGACGAGGTCGGTCTCCGCGTAGGGGCTGCCGAGGTCGCGGCAGCGGGCCTTCACCATGGACCGGGCGAGCCTCGGGTACGGGCGGGGCATGCTGGGGAACAGGTGGTGCTCGGCCTGGTAGTTGAGGCCCCCGAGGAACCAGTCGGTGAGGAAGCTGCCCCTGACGTCGCGGGACGCGATGGCCTGGAGCCGCAGGTGTCCCCCTTTCTCGCCGTCGAGGTCGGGCATGTCCATCCCCTTGTGGTCGGGCGCGAAGGCCATGCCCAGATGCAGCTCGGACAGCGCCTGGTGGAGCGCCACGAAGACGAGTGCGTGCGTGAGCGGCATGGTCGTCAGGAGGAGCGTGCCCTCCACCGGCCGTTCGCGGCCGGTCCGACGGTACAGGTCCTGGAAGCCGTAGGGCTTCAGGGCGAGACCCCCGAGGAGGGCGAGCGGGAAGAAGAGCCGGGCCTGGTGGCGGGTGAGCAGGCCGCGGAAGCCCGTGCGGGTGGCAGCCTGCTCACTGGTGAAGACGAGGGCGTCGGGGGCGACGTCAGGGTCCTTGCCGATGTGGTTGGGGTTGGCGTGGTGGCGGTCGTGCTTGTCGTCCCACCACCCGTGGCTCACGCCGAGCAGCAGGTCGCCGTGGACGAGGCCGATCCGGCGGTTCACGGCCCGGTCGCCGCTGACCTGGGCATGGCCCGCGTCGTGGCCGATGAACGCCGTGCGGGCACACAGGACGGCTAGGACGGAGGCCAGCGCGACGACCCACCAGGAGCCGCCCATGAGCGCCGTGCCGGTGACGATGGCGGCAAGTCCCAGCGCGTTGGTCGCGATGGTGCGCGCGTACCAGCCGGGGCGCCGGTCGAGCAGCCCCTGTCCCTCGACGTCACGCAGCAGCGGCGTGAACTCGCTGCCCGCGTCCGGTGGAGCTTGTCGCGCGGTGGCGTTCTCGCGGTGCGGCGAAGGCGAGCTTCGCCGTGTGCTGCTGGCACGCGTGGTCACTACGGCGGTGGTCGGCAACGTCCTGAAGCGGCGCATCCATCCGTCTTCCTCTGTCTCGTCCGTGGGAAGACGAGAGGGTAGAGACGCGGTGGGCGCCGGGGCGTCACACCAGGGAGCCAAGGCGCGGTGATACCCGAGTAGGGGGTTGGGCCAGGTCCGGTCACCGCGCGGCACGGGCCGCACCGCCCCCGGTGGGCCCGCCCCGCGCGCAAGGACCTTCCGAAACGACCGCCCTCCCCTACGCCACGCCCCCCGCGGCCGCGACGGGCCCCGGCTCCCCGCTCTCCCGCTGCTCGAACTGTGTCCGGTACAGCTCGGTGTAGCGGCCGTCGGCCGCCAGGAGCTCGTCGTGGGCGCCGCGTGCTACGGTCCGGCCGCTCTCGATCACCAGGAGGTCGGCCGCGCGGACGGTGGACAGGCGGTGGGCGATGACGAGGGCGGTGCGGTCGACCAGGGCCTCAGTCAGGGCCTCCTGAACGGCGGGCTCCGAGGTGTTGTCGAGGTGGGTGGTGGCCTCGTCGAGGATGGCCACGTGCCGGCGGGCCGGCAGCAGCCGGGCATGGTCGTGCGCCGGCGCTCGCCGCTGGAGAGGCGGCAGCCGCGTTCGCCGACCACCGTCTCCAGGCCGTCCGGCAGGGACCGTACGAGGGTGTCGCCTGTCGCGCAGGGCGAACCAGCCGCCGAGGCCGTGGACCAGCGCGAGGCCGTCCATCTCGACAGCTGGACACGGCCCTCGACCCCCTGCCCCTGGTACCGGTCGGCCGAGGCGGGGCAGCAGGACCCGCACGAACGCAGTCGGGCAGCTCGCCGCCGCACTGCGCGCATCCTGGCGGCGAAGGCGGCGTCCATACGCGATACCGGTCGCCTGTCCGCACCATCGGCCGCCGGGCAGCGCCCCACGAACCCCTGCCGCCCCAAGCGGCGGCAGGGCACGCCGACTGCGTCCGGAGGGATACAAGGGCCGGCCCGGCGGCCCTCAGCAGGCGGGTTCTTCAGCAGCATCTCACCGGTTGAAAGACTGTCTGACCTGCCTCATTCCTTCAGGCGGGCATGGATGGCTTCGCTGATGGTCCGCACCGCACGGTCAACATCTCGCACTGTGGCCTCGGGAGTGAGCTGTTCGGATTCGTAGATGAACGCTGTGGAGCCGCGCCGGCTGCCGCAGTAGTCGATGATGCCGTGCTCGATCTGCGTCCGCAGTGCGCTCTCGTATCCGTGGCGCTCGTATGCACCGCAGTCGTCGCCGGCGATGGGGAGAAGATGTGTGGTGAGGCCCTGCAGTTTCGGCTGCAGACCCGAAGCGGGGGAGTATTCGAAGGCCCAGCCGTTGACGAAGACACGGTCGATCCACCCCTTCAACAGTGCAGGCATCGACCACCAGTACACGGGGAAGATCAGCACGAGATCGGTGGCGCGCTCAAGACGACGGTGTTCAGCCGTGACGTCAGCCGGATAGTTGCCGCCGTCGTGGTACGCCCGACGATCCGCCGGAGTGAACCGGGGGTCGAACCGCTCCTTGGCCAGGTCGGCGATCTCGACCGAACCGGGTTGAAGCGCTGCCTGAAGTTTTCCCAGCACATGATGCGTCAGGGACCGGGGGTCGGGGTTGGCGGCGACCAGCAGGGCATGCATCGATGGCTCCGGTTACGTGAAGATACGGACGTAGACAAGTGGTGTGGATGTGCGGGATGGCGTGCGGTGCTCCGCTTCCCGGAGCCCAGTACGCCAGGCCAAGGCCCGCGGGACTCAGCACCGCCAGGCTTCCGCTGCCGTGGCCCGCAGGACGAAGCCCTCGAAGGTCCGCGGCGCGCACCTCAGCACGGTGGCGACGGCGTCCGACGTCCAGGCGGCGGTCCCGCGTTCAAACAGCACGAACATCTCGGTGAGGTGCCGGGCCTCGTCCTCGCCCCAGCCCTCCTGGACCAACGTCGCGGTGTACTCGGCCGGGGAGATGCGCCGATGGACGATGGGCTGCCCGGACGCCCGGGAGATCGGCTCGACTGCCTCCGCCTGGGGCGGCCCGCGCGGCCCGGTCAGCTCATGGACCCGACCGGCGTGCTGTCCGGGCTCGGACAGCACTGCGGCCGCTACGTCGGCAACGTCCTCAAGGTCGATGAACGGCCCGGGGACCGCACCCGCCGGAAGCGCCGGCTCGCCGGCGGCCAACGGGGCGCGGAAGGGGCGCCCGTCGAAGTTCTGGGCGAAGTTCGAGGCACGCAGGATGGTCCGTTCCAGCGCCGAGCCGCGCACGGCGTCCTCGGCCGAGCGCATGTCCAGACCGAACGCGGAGTCGCCCCAATCGTCGGCGCCGTGACCGGAGAGCAGGACCAGGCGCCGCACACCGGCGGCCTCGGTCCGCGCCACGAAGTCGTGCACCGGACCGGGCACGGGCACAGGCACCACGTAGGCGGTGGTGACGCCCCGCAGGACCTGATCCCAGCCGGCGGGGTGGAACCAGTCGAACGGGATCCGACTGGAACGGGAGGTGGCGCGCACGGGCGTGTCGCGTAGCCGCAACCGGGCGGTCACCCGCCGGCCGGTGTTGCCCGTCGCGCCGAGGACAAGAGTGATGTCGTTGCTCATGGCAGCGAGTCAACGGCACGCGCCCGGACGGTTCCATAGGTGATACGCCAGATCACCTGGGTAATCGTCTGAATCGTTTAGCCTTGGCGGGTGGATGCTTTCGGCGACCTACTGCGCGGAGTGCGGGCCCAGGGCTCGTTGTTCGGCAGCTCGACCCTGACCCCGCCCTGGTCGCTGCACTTCGTGGACGGCGCGCCGCTGACCTTGTGCACCGTCCTCTCCGGAGGCGGCTGGATCGTGCCGGAGCGCCGCCCTCCCGAGCGTCTGGGCGTCGGCGAGACAGTGATCGTGCGGGGCCCCGCGCCGTTCCTCTTCGTCGACGAGGTGGGCACTCGGGCCGAACCCGTCGAGTGCGGCGCGTTCTGCTCGACGCCCGAGCAGGGCGGGACCCGCTACCGGCTTGGCTGGCACGATGCCGGTACCGGCGGGGAGGACACGACGACCCTGGTCGTCGGCGCCTATCCGGTGCGTGGGGAGATCAGTCGCAGGCTGCTGGACGCGCTGCCCGTCGTACTGCGCGTGGGGTCCGGCGGCGGGCCCGACCCCGTGTGGGATCATCTCGCCGCCGAAGTCGCCGCCGACACCCCGGGCCAGCAGATCGTCCTCGACCGGCTGCTGGACTGGATGCTGGTGTGCGCGCTGCGCGAGTACTTCGACCGGCCCGGCGGTACTCCGCCGGGCTGGTACTCCGCCGGGCGCGACCCGGTGGTGGGCGACGCGCTGCGCCTACTGCACGGGGAACCGGCAGCGCCGTGGACGGTTGCCTCGCTGGCCAGCCGGACCGGGGTGTCGCGGGCCACGCTGGCGAAGCGGTTCACCGATCTGGTCGGCGAGCCGCCCCTGACCTACCTCACCCAC carries:
- a CDS encoding response regulator — protein: MTTRVIIVDDQAMVRAGFAALLAAQSDIDVVGEAPDGAQGVELSRRTHPDVVLMDVRMPEMDGLEAARRLLESAPGVTHRPRVLMLTTFDVDDYVYEALRAGASGFLLKDAPPADLIAAVRVVASGDALLAPSVTRRLIADFAKQRSAVRGKSALRLKGLTERETEVLTLVARGQSNGEIAQTLVLAEQTVKTHVSRVLTKLDLRDRAQAVVFAYESGLVVPGE
- a CDS encoding sensor histidine kinase, with the protein product MTSVEEERPRALLAGASRRWVRLLPWAVAFVLCVALLPTTIVVLSADYGLTGGVAGGLAVAQAAPLLLAVVRPLQAWYVVFVADVAGALALLTVDFQERLLWPFPPMEIVGYVGLCLALGLRERRRTLLLVWLATAAANVALGLVAPHGFGAVGLLFTILGGVALLLGGALRERSEVQRRLVEQETISEAERGRRTLLEERARIARELHDVVAHHMSVITVQADTAEYRLDRLPPDVREEFTSIAATARESLGEMRRLLGVLRNEEAHGELVPQPGLAQIGQLVEVTARARGPVEFTPCDVEVPEAVGLSAYRIVQEALSNVVRHAPGARTQVSLSVTESDPQDGARLTVLVVNGPPPQPPDRPLEVGGTGHGLVGMRERVRLVGGSLDTGPLPDGGFRVAAQLPLNFPD
- a CDS encoding acyl-CoA desaturase gives rise to the protein MRRFRTLPTTAVVTTRASSTRRSSPSPHRENATARQAPPDAGSEFTPLLRDVEGQGLLDRRPGWYARTIATNALGLAAIVTGTALMGGSWWVVALASVLAVLCARTAFIGHDAGHAQVSGDRAVNRRIGLVHGDLLLGVSHGWWDDKHDRHHANPNHIGKDPDVAPDALVFTSEQAATRTGFRGLLTRHQARLFFPLALLGGLALKPYGFQDLYRRTGRERPVEGTLLLTTMPLTHALVFVALHQALSELHLGMAFAPDHKGMDMPDLDGEKGGHLRLQAIASRDVRGSFLTDWFLGGLNYQAEHHLFPSMPRPYPRLARSMVKARCRDLGSPYAETDLVDSHRQALRHMDEVGEPLRADM
- a CDS encoding NAD(P)H-dependent oxidoreductase — its product is MHALLVAANPDPRSLTHHVLGKLQAALQPGSVEIADLAKERFDPRFTPADRRAYHDGGNYPADVTAEHRRLERATDLVLIFPVYWWSMPALLKGWIDRVFVNGWAFEYSPASGLQPKLQGLTTHLLPIAGDDCGAYERHGYESALRTQIEHGIIDYCGSRRGSTAFIYESEQLTPEATVRDVDRAVRTISEAIHARLKE
- a CDS encoding NAD(P)H-binding protein — protein: MSNDITLVLGATGNTGRRVTARLRLRDTPVRATSRSSRIPFDWFHPAGWDQVLRGVTTAYVVPVPVPGPVHDFVARTEAAGVRRLVLLSGHGADDWGDSAFGLDMRSAEDAVRGSALERTILRASNFAQNFDGRPFRAPLAAGEPALPAGAVPGPFIDLEDVADVAAAVLSEPGQHAGRVHELTGPRGPPQAEAVEPISRASGQPIVHRRISPAEYTATLVQEGWGEDEARHLTEMFVLFERGTAAWTSDAVATVLRCAPRTFEGFVLRATAAEAWRC
- a CDS encoding cupin domain-containing protein, producing MDAFGDLLRGVRAQGSLFGSSTLTPPWSLHFVDGAPLTLCTVLSGGGWIVPERRPPERLGVGETVIVRGPAPFLFVDEVGTRAEPVECGAFCSTPEQGGTRYRLGWHDAGTGGEDTTTLVVGAYPVRGEISRRLLDALPVVLRVGSGGGPDPVWDHLAAEVAADTPGQQIVLDRLLDWMLVCALREYFDRPGGTPPGWYSAGRDPVVGDALRLLHGEPAAPWTVASLASRTGVSRATLAKRFTDLVGEPPLTYLTHWRMTLAADLLTERETATVAEIARAVGYSDAFAFSAAFKRTRGISPSAYRRTATAPSPQPAGTPS